TGGCTGTCCGGCGGCCCGATGGGCGGGGTGGAGATCGTCGCCGGGCTGATCTACCCGACCTACCGGCTGGTCATCATCGGCATCGGCATCCTGGTGCCGCTGCTGCTGTGGTTCCTGGTGGAGCGGACGCGGGCCGGCATGCTGGTGCGGGCGGGGGCGACCCATCCCGCCATGGTGTCGGCGCTGGGGGTGGACATCCGCCGCCTGTTCACCGTCGTCTTCGCCTTCGGCGCCATGCTGGCGGGCTTCGCCGGGGCGCTGGCCAGCCCGATCTTCCCGGTGGCGCCGGGCATGGGCGACAGCGTGCTGATCCTGTGCTTCGTCGTGATCGTCATCGGCGGCGTCGGCTCCATCCGCGGCGCCTTCATCGCCGCCTTGCTGGTCGGGCTGCTCGACAGCATCGGACGGGCGATGCTGCCCGACCTGCTGCGGCTGCTGCTCGACCCGTCGTCGGCCCGGCAGACCGGGGCGGCGCTGGCCTCGATGCTGGTCTACATCGTCATGGCCGGCATCCTGTTCTTCCGCCCGGCCGGGCTTTTTCCGGGAGGACGTTCGGCATGACGGCGCTCCTTCGCAAACACGCGCTGGCGCTGGCCACCCTGTTGGCCCTGGCGGCGGCTCCCTTCCTCGGCTTCGGCGACGGCTTCGCGCTCGGCCTGCTGGCCCGCGCGATGATCCTCGGCATGGCGGCGGTCAGCCTTTCGCTGCTGGTCGGCGGCGCCGGGCTGGTCAGCCTGGGCCACGCCGCGACGATGGGGATCGGCGCCTACGCCGTGGTCGCCTTCGACGCCGCCGGCATCAGCGAGGGGCTGATCGTCTTCCCCGCCGCCATCGCCGCGGCGGCGGCCTACGCGCTGGTCACCGGAGCGGTGTCGCTGCGCACCAGCGGCGTGCATTTCATCATGATCACGCTGGCCTTCGGCCAGATGGCCTTCTTCACCACCTCCTCCTTCTCCAGCCTGGGCGGCGACGACGGCTACACGCTCTATGCCCGCACCGAATGGCTGGGGATGCGGATCCTGGACAACCGCCTGGCCTTCCATTTCCTGTGCCTGGGCCTGCTGGCCCTGGTGTGGATCGGCGGCACCCTGCTGCTGGGCAGCCGGTTCGGCCGGGTGCTGCGGGCGGCGCGGGAGAATCCCCAGCGGGCCCTGGCTGTCGGCTTCCAGCCCTATCCCTACCGCCTGACCGCCTATGGGATGGCGGGGGCGGTCGGCGGTCTGGCCGGCGCCCTGCTGGCCAACGCGACGGAGTTCGTGTCGCCCGCCCTGCTGTCCTGGACCCGCTCGGGCGAGCTGCTGTTCATGGTCATCCTCGGCGGCGTCGGCCAGCTCGGCGGCGCGATCCTGGGGGCGCTGGCCATGGTGCTGCTGGAGGAAACACTGTCGCACCTGCTGGTCTATTGGCGGCTGGTGTTCGGGCCGCTGCTGGTGCTGGCGGTGCTGTTCCTGCCGGACGGGCTGGTCGGCGCGCCGCTGCGCCTGCGCGCCGCCTTCCGCCTCGCCTCGCCCAAACGGAGGAACGCCGATGCCTGATCCGTTGCTGGAACTGCGCGGCCTGTGCAAGAGCTTCGGCGCGCTGGCCGTGACCTCCGACGTGTCGCTGACCGTCCTGCCGGGCGAGATCCATGCGATCATCGGCCCGAACGGGGCGGGCAAGACCACGCTGATCCACCAGATCAGCGGCACCTTGCGCCCGAGCCGCGGGACCATCCATTTCGCCGGCCGCGACGTGACCGCCCTGCCCTTCGAACGGCGCGCCCGGCTGGGGCTGGCCCGCAGCTTCCAGATCACCAGCATCGTGCCGGGCTTCACCGCGCTGGAGAATGTGGCGCTGGCGGTGCAGGCGCGCAGCGGCTCCTCCTTCCGCTTCCTGCGCCCGGTGGCGGGCGAGGCGGCGCTGAACGAGGAAGCCCGCGCGGCGCTCGACATCGTCGGGCTGGGCCGGGTGGCCGAGCGTGGCGCCGCCGCCCTGTCGCATGGCGAGAAGCGCCAGCTCGAACTCGCCATCGCCATCGCGATGAACCCCCGCCTGCTGCTGCTCGACGAACCGCTGGCCGGGGCCGGGCCGGAGGAGACCGAACGGCTGATCGGCATCCTGCGCGACCTGCGCAGCCGCTACGGCATCCTGCTGGTCGAGCATGACATGCAGGCGGTGTTCGCCCTGGCCGACCGCATCTCGGTCCTGGTCTATGGCCGGATCATCGTCACCGGCACGGTGGACGAGATCCGCGGCCATCCCGAAGTCCGCACCGCCTATCTTGGAGAGGACGCGCTGGCGTGATGCTGAAGATCGACAATCTCACGGCGGGCTACGGCCAGAGCCAGGTGCTGTTCGACGTGTCGCTCTCCATCGAGGCCGGGCAGGTGCTGGCCCTGATGGGCCGCAACGGCATGGGCAAGACAACCACCATCGCCGCAATCATGGGGCTGATCCCGCGCTGGGGCGGCGGAATCAGCTTCGGCGGCCAGGGCATCGACCGCATGCCGCCGCACCGGGTGGCCCGGCTGGGTGTCGGGCTGGTGCCGGAGGGCCGCCAGATCTTCCCGACCCTGACGGTGGAGGAAAACCTCGTCGCCACCGCCGCCGCCCGTGGCGGGGAGCCGGCGCGCTGGACGCTGGAGGCGGTGTGGGAGCTGTTCCCCCGCCTGCGCGAACGCCGCCGCAACCTGGGCAACCGCCTGTCGGGCGGCGAACAGCAGATGCTGGCGATCGGCCGGGCGCTGATGACCAACCCGCGCCTGCTGATCCTCGACGAGGCGACCGAGGGGCTGGCCCCGGTGATCCGCGCCGAGATCTGGGCGGTGCTGGAGACGCTGAAGCGCGAGGGCCAGTCCATCCTGCTGGTCGACAAGAACCTGTCGGCGGTGCTGCGCCTCGCCGACGCCTGCGCGGTGATCGAGAAGGGCCGCACGGTGTGGAGCGGCAGCAGCGCGGAGCTGGGCCGGGCGGCCGACGTCCAGAACACCTACCTGCATATCTGAGGCGTCGGAGGGACGGAGGCGCGGAGGCGGTCAAGCGCCTCCGCGCCGCAGGGTGTCGGACGGCCGCTCGCCGAAGCGCTCGGCGTAATCCTGGGCGAAACGGCTGAGATGGGTGAAGCCGGCATTCAGCGCGATGGCCGTCACGCTGCCATCCCCGCCTCCGCCGCCGCGCAGGCGCGCATGGACATCGTCCAGGCGCAGGTTGCGCAGATAGCGCAGCGGGCTGACGCCTTCGAACCGTTTGAAGGCGTCGTGCAACGTGCGTTCCGGCACGCCGGCCGCCTCGGCGATGTCGGCCAGCGTGATGGCGGCGGCGGAATTCTCCCGCAGATAGGCGATGGCCCGACGAACGGACACCGGCCGCGGCCCCTGCGGCCGGTCGTCCGTCTCGACGCGTTCCTGACCGGCCAGCAGCAGCCTCAGGAACAACTGTTCATATTCGGCGGCGACCAGCGGATCGTCGCGGATCAGCCGCACGGTGGCCGGGTCGCCGACCACGCCGCGCAGCGTCACCAGCAGCGGCGTCAGCCGGGGGCTGCGCAGATCCAGCCGTGACGCCAGCCGCACCGGACGCGGCCCGTTGAAGGCCGCCAGCCGGCTGCGCGCGATCTTGAGCACCAGCTGCTCGCAATCGGGCGAAAACTGCCCAACGATTGGGCTTCCCGGTGAACAGAGAACGCCGTTGAAACGGTCCACGGTGAAGCTGTCGCGCTCGATGCGGATTTCGGCGCCACCGCTGACACAGAGCATGACGAGATAATAATCGTCCAGCGGCGGAACGGCGATGGACGCCTGGCCGAACTTTATCGTCCCGATGCCCATTCCCTTCATCGCCATGAAATCCATGTGCGAGGGCTGACCGTTGGGGCGCCCGCGGGCCATCAGGCTGTGCGGCTGCATCACCTTGGAAATGCGCTCGCGGGCATCGTCGAGATCCGAGGTCTCGAAGATGCGACACATCCGAAGCGCCGAGGCGTTGAAGGACGGCGGGGCGGCCGTCAGGGCACCGGCAGTCATGTCCATGGCGACGCTTCCTCCTGGCTGTGGACAATCCTCGCGACGATATGAAGTCCAAGCAAAACCCATACCGCATGCCGGCGGCTGAAACGGGAACGCCCCCGCCAGGATTGGCGGGGGTCGTCCATCCGCAGGACGCGCCGAAGAGACGACGCGCCGAAGCCGGTCAGGCGGAGACGCGCGGGCGGTCGACCACGTCGGCCGGCAGCCCGTCGCGGGCCTCGACCAGACGGAAATCGAAGGTGATCTCGGCGAAGGGACGGTTGACGCCGCGCGCTTCGATCGCCGCCGGATCGTCGATGCGGCGGACATCCGGCACCAGACCGTCACGGGTGGCGAAGGCGAAATCGTCGTCGATCAGCGGATCGCCCTGGATGTTGATCTGGGTCGTCAGCTTGCGGTAGCCGGGCGCGCTGACGAAGAAGTGGATATGCGCCGGACGGGCGCCATGGCGGCCCAGCAGGGTCAGCAGTTGCAGCGTGCTGCTGCCCGGCGGGCAGGCGTAGCCCGACGGCATGATCGACTGGAAGGAATAGCGTCCGTCGGCCCCGGTGTGGATGGTGCCGCGGTTGTTGAAGGGCGTCTGCGAGCTGTCGAAGATCGAGTAGTTGCCCTTGGAATCGGCATGCCAGACCTCGACCACCGCATGGGGGATCGGCTTGCCCGAGGCGTCGCGCACGACGCCCGACATGAAGAGCGGCTCGGACGCGGTGTCCAGCCCGTCATCAATGCGGGCACTGCCCTGATGCACCGGGGCGCCGACCACATGCAGCGGGCCCTCGATGGTGCGCGGGGTGCCGTTCTCGTTCAGGCCGGCGGCGCTCTCGCGCTCCTCGACCAGCAGGTCGAGGAAATGCTCGAAGCCCAGGCCCGGCGCCAGCAGCCCGGCCTCGTTGCTCTTGCCCAGTTCGGTCAGATAGTTGCAGGCGGTCCAGAACTCGTCCGGGGTGACGTCGAACTCGTTCATGGTGACGAACAGATCGCGGACGATGCGGTCGACGATCGCCTTGACCCGCGGGTTGGGCGTCTTGCCGGGCGTGGTCTGGGTAAAGCGCGCCAGCAGCGCGTCGATTTCCTTGGCCTGCATTGGAGGTCTCCCTTGGGGTTTGGTTGTTTTGGGCTTGGAAGGGGGTGGGGAACCGGGGATCAGGCGTCGCCGTCGCGGACCGAGGACGGGTGACGGCACAGCGGCGTCACCGCGATCTCCATGTAGGGGAACAGCGGCAGCCCGGTCAGGATGTCGTGCAACTCGGCATTGTCGGCGACGTCGAAGACGCTGACATTGGCGTAGGCCCCGACGACGCGCCACAGATGGCGCCATTTGCCGGAGCGTTGCAGATCGGCGGCGATGGCCTTTTCGCGCGCCTTCAGGTCGGCGGCGGCATCCGCCGGCATGTCGGCGGGAAGGCGCACGGTCATCGTCACATGGAACAGCATGGAATTACTCTCCGGCTTGGGTTATGGCACGCACGGCATGGTGGCTGCGCGGCCGGTCGCGACGCAGGGCGTCCAGCCGGTCGGGGTCGATGTCGACGCCGATGCCGGGCCCGTCCGGAACCACCAGGGCGAAATTCTCGTAGCGCAGCGGCGTGACAAGGAAATCGTCGGTGAACAGCAGGGGGCCGAACAGCTCGGTTCCCCACTCCAGCCGGGGCAGCGTGGCGAACAGCTGGGCCGCCGCCGCCGTGCCCACTCCGGTTTCGATCATCGTGCCGCCATAGATACCGATCCCGGCGGCCTCGGCGATGGCGGCGACCTTGGCCGCCGGGCCGACGCCGCCCGACTGGGCCAGCTTGACGGAAAACACGTCGGCCCCGGCCGCCGCGGCGACGCGGAAGGCGTCGTCGGCCCCGCGCAGGATCTCGTCGGCCATCACGGCGATGGGAAAATCCTGGGTCAGCCGGGCCAGCGCCGGCAGATGCTGGCGGCGCACCGGCTGTTCCACCAGATCGGCACCGGCATCGGCCAGCGCCGCCAATCCGCGCCGGGCGTCGGTGATGCTCCAGGCCTGGTTGACATCAACCCGGATGCTGGCCCGGTCGCCCAGCGCCCGCTTGATCGCCGCGATGTGGGCGATGTCGTCGGCCAGCGGGCGCTTGCCGATCTTCAGCTTGAAGATGTTGTGGCGGCGGGCGTCGAGCAGCCGTTCGGCCTCGGCGATGTCGAGGTCGGACTGTCCGCTCGCCAGCGTCCAGGCGCAGGCCAGCCGGTCACGCACCCGCCCGCCGAACAAATGGGCCAGCGGCACGCCCAGCCGCCGCGCCACACCGTCCTGTAGCGCGGTCTCGACCGCGCATTTGGCCGTGTTGTTGCCCTGGACGAAGGCGTCGATCCGCGTCATCGCCGCGGCGACCCGGTCGGCGTCCTGCCCGACCAGCAACGGCGTCATGTAGGTGTCGATGGCGAGCGCCATGCCCTCGACGGATTCCTCACCATAGCTCAATCC
This portion of the Azospirillum sp. B510 genome encodes:
- a CDS encoding branched-chain amino acid ABC transporter permease, producing MSMLLVQALNGLQFGVLLFLVAAGLSLVFGVMDLINLAHGVQYMLGAYVAATLGVWTGSFWLGALLALPVALLVGLALEWLVFRHLYRRDHLSQVLATFGVILTVDEATRALWGSAPQTVLEPAWLSGGPMGGVEIVAGLIYPTYRLVIIGIGILVPLLLWFLVERTRAGMLVRAGATHPAMVSALGVDIRRLFTVVFAFGAMLAGFAGALASPIFPVAPGMGDSVLILCFVVIVIGGVGSIRGAFIAALLVGLLDSIGRAMLPDLLRLLLDPSSARQTGAALASMLVYIVMAGILFFRPAGLFPGGRSA
- a CDS encoding branched-chain amino acid ABC transporter permease, which codes for MTALLRKHALALATLLALAAAPFLGFGDGFALGLLARAMILGMAAVSLSLLVGGAGLVSLGHAATMGIGAYAVVAFDAAGISEGLIVFPAAIAAAAAYALVTGAVSLRTSGVHFIMITLAFGQMAFFTTSSFSSLGGDDGYTLYARTEWLGMRILDNRLAFHFLCLGLLALVWIGGTLLLGSRFGRVLRAARENPQRALAVGFQPYPYRLTAYGMAGAVGGLAGALLANATEFVSPALLSWTRSGELLFMVILGGVGQLGGAILGALAMVLLEETLSHLLVYWRLVFGPLLVLAVLFLPDGLVGAPLRLRAAFRLASPKRRNADA
- a CDS encoding ABC transporter ATP-binding protein; protein product: MPDPLLELRGLCKSFGALAVTSDVSLTVLPGEIHAIIGPNGAGKTTLIHQISGTLRPSRGTIHFAGRDVTALPFERRARLGLARSFQITSIVPGFTALENVALAVQARSGSSFRFLRPVAGEAALNEEARAALDIVGLGRVAERGAAALSHGEKRQLELAIAIAMNPRLLLLDEPLAGAGPEETERLIGILRDLRSRYGILLVEHDMQAVFALADRISVLVYGRIIVTGTVDEIRGHPEVRTAYLGEDALA
- a CDS encoding ABC transporter ATP-binding protein; this translates as MLKIDNLTAGYGQSQVLFDVSLSIEAGQVLALMGRNGMGKTTTIAAIMGLIPRWGGGISFGGQGIDRMPPHRVARLGVGLVPEGRQIFPTLTVEENLVATAAARGGEPARWTLEAVWELFPRLRERRRNLGNRLSGGEQQMLAIGRALMTNPRLLILDEATEGLAPVIRAEIWAVLETLKREGQSILLVDKNLSAVLRLADACAVIEKGRTVWSGSSAELGRAADVQNTYLHI
- a CDS encoding AraC family transcriptional regulator; translation: MDMTAGALTAAPPSFNASALRMCRIFETSDLDDARERISKVMQPHSLMARGRPNGQPSHMDFMAMKGMGIGTIKFGQASIAVPPLDDYYLVMLCVSGGAEIRIERDSFTVDRFNGVLCSPGSPIVGQFSPDCEQLVLKIARSRLAAFNGPRPVRLASRLDLRSPRLTPLLVTLRGVVGDPATVRLIRDDPLVAAEYEQLFLRLLLAGQERVETDDRPQGPRPVSVRRAIAYLRENSAAAITLADIAEAAGVPERTLHDAFKRFEGVSPLRYLRNLRLDDVHARLRGGGGGDGSVTAIALNAGFTHLSRFAQDYAERFGERPSDTLRRGGA
- the catA gene encoding catechol 1,2-dioxygenase; translation: MQAKEIDALLARFTQTTPGKTPNPRVKAIVDRIVRDLFVTMNEFDVTPDEFWTACNYLTELGKSNEAGLLAPGLGFEHFLDLLVEERESAAGLNENGTPRTIEGPLHVVGAPVHQGSARIDDGLDTASEPLFMSGVVRDASGKPIPHAVVEVWHADSKGNYSIFDSSQTPFNNRGTIHTGADGRYSFQSIMPSGYACPPGSSTLQLLTLLGRHGARPAHIHFFVSAPGYRKLTTQINIQGDPLIDDDFAFATRDGLVPDVRRIDDPAAIEARGVNRPFAEITFDFRLVEARDGLPADVVDRPRVSA
- the catC gene encoding muconolactone Delta-isomerase — translated: MLFHVTMTVRLPADMPADAAADLKAREKAIAADLQRSGKWRHLWRVVGAYANVSVFDVADNAELHDILTGLPLFPYMEIAVTPLCRHPSSVRDGDA
- a CDS encoding muconate/chloromuconate family cycloisomerase, giving the protein MTKIERVETFILDLPTIRQHVLAMATMKTQSVVIVRVTASDGVVGWGEGATIGGLSYGEESVEGMALAIDTYMTPLLVGQDADRVAAAMTRIDAFVQGNNTAKCAVETALQDGVARRLGVPLAHLFGGRVRDRLACAWTLASGQSDLDIAEAERLLDARRHNIFKLKIGKRPLADDIAHIAAIKRALGDRASIRVDVNQAWSITDARRGLAALADAGADLVEQPVRRQHLPALARLTQDFPIAVMADEILRGADDAFRVAAAAGADVFSVKLAQSGGVGPAAKVAAIAEAAGIGIYGGTMIETGVGTAAAAQLFATLPRLEWGTELFGPLLFTDDFLVTPLRYENFALVVPDGPGIGVDIDPDRLDALRRDRPRSHHAVRAITQAGE